The following proteins are co-located in the Victivallis lenta genome:
- a CDS encoding Gfo/Idh/MocA family protein has translation MQKNKLRVALVGAGMRPHQIFHGLLKIPGVELTAIYDANPKAVASRLAEWNVHPEICTSAEAAIERPETDLVAVFSPNACHADHIIRAFAAGKNVFSEKPLVTSLEDCSRVLEAHRASGKFFATGFVLRYTPIYRKVKELLDQGKIGRIISVDANENLNPRHGSYIMCNWRRFSQIAGPHILEKCCHDLDLLGWFIGDVPSKVASFGGCDFFRPENAEQYGKYLDPVDGIEVFRSTWEETDDSDNPFLTEKNIFDNQVAILEYRNNVRVQFQATISNALPERRMYISGTVGTLIVELFSGIVRLKRIDEPIEHSWKYETSIGHAGGDLVIMRDAYDMCISGKLPACGGREGMLSTATALAIQQAAEQKSVVDLEPVWKSFGI, from the coding sequence ATGCAGAAAAATAAATTACGCGTTGCACTGGTAGGGGCAGGAATGCGTCCCCATCAAATCTTTCATGGATTACTCAAAATTCCAGGAGTGGAATTGACCGCTATTTATGACGCCAATCCGAAAGCAGTTGCATCACGCTTGGCAGAATGGAACGTTCACCCGGAAATCTGCACTTCCGCCGAGGCTGCCATCGAACGCCCTGAAACGGATCTGGTAGCCGTTTTCTCGCCCAATGCCTGTCATGCGGATCACATCATTCGGGCGTTTGCCGCTGGGAAAAATGTTTTCAGTGAAAAACCGCTGGTCACTTCGCTGGAGGATTGCAGCCGGGTATTGGAAGCACACCGGGCTTCCGGGAAATTTTTCGCAACCGGATTCGTATTGCGTTACACACCGATTTATCGGAAGGTCAAAGAGTTGCTGGATCAAGGGAAGATCGGGCGGATCATCAGCGTGGATGCCAATGAAAATCTCAATCCAAGACACGGTTCCTACATCATGTGCAACTGGCGCCGTTTTTCCCAAATCGCAGGTCCGCACATTCTGGAAAAATGCTGTCACGATCTGGATCTCTTAGGCTGGTTTATCGGCGATGTACCAAGCAAAGTAGCTTCTTTCGGCGGATGTGATTTCTTCCGACCGGAAAATGCGGAGCAATACGGAAAATACCTCGATCCCGTCGACGGGATCGAGGTATTCCGTTCCACGTGGGAGGAAACCGATGACTCCGATAATCCGTTTCTGACCGAGAAAAATATTTTTGACAATCAGGTCGCCATTCTCGAATACCGCAACAACGTCCGGGTACAGTTTCAGGCAACGATTTCCAATGCTCTCCCGGAGCGGCGCATGTATATTTCGGGAACGGTGGGGACGTTGATCGTCGAGCTTTTCTCCGGCATCGTTCGCTTGAAACGGATTGATGAACCGATAGAACATTCGTGGAAATATGAAACTTCCATCGGGCATGCGGGCGGCGATCTGGTCATCATGCGCGATGCATATGACATGTGCATTTCCGGCAAACTTCCCGCATGCGGTGGACGCGAGGGAATGCTCAGTACGGCAACGGCACTGGCGATCCAGCAGGCAGCGGAACAAAAATCCGTGGTCGATCTGGAACCGGTATGGAAATCCTTTGGCATTTAA
- a CDS encoding tetratricopeptide repeat protein, which translates to MGGAVNSKIKNMIQEARDGDSEIQVALGWLYHEGREVKKSFRKSFYWTAAAALSGINRIVYYNLSIAYSLGRGVKRNDYKAFLWAKRAAEMEYEDAMLAVAWFYFNGMGTVQNSCKAQEWYEKILAINPRNVSALFSLGQIYFFRREYDDVREYFHKAYKINQHVRACYYLGRLFLEKQ; encoded by the coding sequence ATGGGAGGAGCCGTGAACAGCAAAATAAAGAACATGATTCAGGAAGCCCGGGACGGGGACAGTGAAATCCAGGTGGCATTGGGGTGGCTGTATCACGAAGGCAGAGAAGTCAAAAAATCATTTCGGAAATCATTTTATTGGACGGCGGCGGCGGCTCTTTCCGGCATAAATCGGATTGTGTATTACAATTTAAGCATCGCGTACAGTCTGGGACGAGGAGTAAAAAGAAATGATTATAAAGCTTTTTTATGGGCAAAACGCGCAGCGGAAATGGAATACGAAGATGCGATGTTGGCCGTGGCATGGTTTTATTTCAATGGAATGGGAACAGTTCAGAATTCCTGCAAAGCGCAGGAATGGTATGAAAAAATTCTTGCAATCAATCCCCGGAATGTTTCGGCATTGTTCAGTCTCGGGCAGATATATTTTTTCAGGCGGGAGTACGATGACGTCCGGGAATATTTTCATAAAGCATACAAAATCAATCAACATGTAAGGGCTTGTTATTATCTGGGAAGGTTATTCCTGGAAAAACAGTGA
- a CDS encoding IS110 family transposase, whose amino-acid sequence MQRKGNTINRDSQVVNQISVGIDMGGSLWATAVQDWGAGKMSYYGLKDKDNQSKEERAFELVSKLLQSGKRVDVFYEAGRYGYWPARKLIALGATVHILPINKLKVVMSGKTIKTDKLDAKFLGGLHPSDHVPSVYIPTLKEEGRRDAEREWTRIKTSIERVNSQMIALIERTPLPGFKSHQTSIEWWKAVSRWSKLPEWKGCPELLLLRFPNLIAELELFEKELAGWKQIIRKFQERDEEAAQTNNNEDSTSATVRKLQQFKGVGDRLSRHLPWEIGDFRRFGSGKQFAAFFGLTPCPYSSGTMRRDQGISKAGRKSLRKMAVECAWLWYRWQKDSWLVKKWADRLEQKGRIRRTAIVALARQLMVALWRYVVKGEAIEGAIINKPIEV is encoded by the coding sequence ATGCAAAGAAAAGGTAACACGATCAATCGCGATAGTCAAGTCGTAAATCAGATAAGTGTCGGCATTGATATGGGAGGCAGTCTGTGGGCGACGGCCGTTCAAGACTGGGGAGCAGGAAAAATGAGCTATTACGGGCTGAAAGACAAGGATAATCAGAGCAAAGAGGAGCGTGCGTTTGAACTGGTTTCGAAATTGCTTCAGAGCGGCAAACGTGTAGATGTTTTCTACGAAGCGGGCCGCTATGGATACTGGCCGGCTCGTAAACTGATCGCTCTTGGGGCCACCGTTCATATCCTCCCGATCAACAAACTGAAAGTGGTGATGAGTGGCAAGACGATCAAAACGGATAAACTTGATGCGAAATTTCTTGGAGGTTTGCATCCGTCCGATCATGTTCCGAGTGTTTACATTCCGACGTTGAAGGAGGAAGGGCGCCGGGATGCGGAACGGGAATGGACTCGTATCAAAACGTCAATAGAGCGTGTAAACTCTCAGATGATTGCTTTGATCGAACGAACTCCGTTACCGGGTTTTAAATCTCATCAAACTTCAATCGAATGGTGGAAAGCGGTTTCAAGATGGTCGAAACTACCGGAATGGAAGGGATGCCCCGAACTGTTGCTGCTTCGCTTTCCCAATCTGATTGCCGAACTGGAATTGTTCGAAAAAGAATTGGCCGGTTGGAAACAAATCATTCGGAAATTCCAGGAACGTGATGAAGAAGCAGCCCAAACAAATAACAATGAGGATTCTACCTCTGCAACAGTCAGGAAACTGCAACAGTTCAAAGGTGTCGGTGATCGCTTATCCCGCCATTTGCCTTGGGAGATCGGAGACTTTCGCCGATTTGGTTCCGGGAAACAATTTGCTGCGTTTTTCGGCTTGACGCCATGCCCATATTCCAGCGGGACAATGAGACGTGATCAGGGGATCAGCAAGGCCGGTCGAAAGAGTCTGCGAAAGATGGCCGTTGAATGCGCCTGGCTATGGTATCGCTGGCAGAAGGATAGTTGGCTGGTGAAAAAATGGGCGGATCGCCTGGAACAAAAAGGGCGCATTCGGAGAACTGCAATTGTCGCTCTCGCTCGTCAGTTGATGGTTGCTTTGTGGCGATATGTGGTAAAAGGTGAAGCCATAGAGGGAGCTATTATAAACAAACCAATTGAAGTATAA
- a CDS encoding helix-turn-helix transcriptional regulator — protein MTNNFSEDIWVYPPLFAPSPLQEQLGLHICETAAGNICKETFCGKFRYFEFYSLVHMYEGRGKLYFPDGRTQNVEPGDAVLTPPGMIHWYCAARGHCWMEDTICFRGTIADGFADAGMLEPGIFHLGPHRRLLPLITQGKDPAPDQQIKVHIALIDLLGEIFFARRHQPTGTLRSIKKLLSAVAADVGHWWTVEEMADMCHLNIDYFRRAFKKATGMLPKTYIDRMKINHAAELLGKPQLTIHDVARKLGYQDEFHFSRRFKQIMGYSPQTHRNRLFKRNGF, from the coding sequence ATGACAAATAATTTTTCAGAAGATATATGGGTATACCCCCCTTTATTTGCACCGTCTCCGCTTCAAGAACAATTAGGTTTGCATATTTGCGAAACGGCTGCGGGCAATATCTGCAAAGAAACATTTTGCGGAAAATTCCGATATTTTGAATTTTACAGTTTGGTGCATATGTATGAGGGGCGGGGCAAACTGTATTTCCCCGACGGCAGAACACAAAACGTGGAGCCCGGTGATGCCGTTCTGACTCCCCCCGGGATGATTCACTGGTATTGTGCCGCACGGGGGCATTGCTGGATGGAAGATACCATCTGTTTTCGAGGAACGATTGCAGACGGATTCGCGGACGCGGGGATGCTGGAGCCGGGAATTTTCCATCTCGGACCGCACCGGAGACTGCTGCCTCTCATCACGCAAGGAAAAGATCCTGCTCCGGATCAGCAGATCAAAGTGCATATTGCGCTGATCGATTTGCTGGGAGAAATTTTTTTTGCCCGCCGTCACCAGCCGACAGGCACGTTGCGCTCAATAAAGAAGTTGCTCTCTGCTGTTGCGGCTGATGTCGGACACTGGTGGACGGTGGAGGAAATGGCGGACATGTGTCACTTGAATATTGATTATTTCCGCCGTGCATTTAAAAAAGCGACAGGTATGTTGCCCAAGACGTATATCGACCGGATGAAGATCAATCACGCCGCAGAATTACTGGGCAAACCTCAACTGACCATTCATGATGTCGCCCGCAAACTGGGGTATCAGGATGAATTCCATTTCAGCCGCAGGTTCAAACAAATCATGGGATATTCTCCTCAGACTCACCGCAATCGGCTTTTTAAGCGCAACGGATTCTGA